In the Nocardia asteroides genome, GGCGCGCGGTGACGGTCCCGGCGGGCGGCACGCTCGAGGTCGGTGCGGTGACCGGCCCGGGGCTGCGGGTCTACGTGCTGATCGCGGGCGGCCTCGACCTACCCGAATACCTCGGCAGCACCGCCACCTTCACGCTCGGCAAGTTCGGCGGCAGCACCGGCGGAATCCTCCGCGAGGGCGAGACGCTGCCGCTCGGCGAGCCGGTCGACGCGGCCACCGGCGCGGTGCCGATGGAGCACCAGCCCGCGCTCACCCGGCACTGGCAGCTGGCCGTCACCGAGGGCCCGCACGGCGCCCCCGAGTTCTTCACCCGCGCCGATATCGACACCCTCTACGCGACCCCCTACGAGGTACACTTCAACTCCGACCGCACCGGCGTCCGGCTGATCGGCCCGAAACCGGCCTGGGCCCGCCCGGACGGCGGCGAGGCCGGGCTGCACCCGTCCAATATCCACGACACCCCGTACTCCGTCGGCGCGCTGGACTTCACCGGCGACACCCCCATCCTGCTCGGCCCGGACGGGCCGAGCCTCGGCGGATTCGTCTGCCCGGTCACGGTGACCGCCGCCGACCGCTGGAAGCTCGGCCAGCTCGCCCCCGGCGACACCGTGCGCTTCGTCCCCGTGCGCGGCGCCACCACAGCGCCGCTCCACGAGTTGGGCCGGGAACGCCGTGCGGGCTTCCCGATCGTGCTCAGCCCCGGCGGCGACGGTGACGACGGGATACTGCGCCGCGGCCACGTCGACGCCGAGACCTCGGTGACCTACCGGCGCGCGGGCGACGACGGCGTCCTCGTCGAATACGGCGAGATGACCCTCGACCTCGCGCTCCGCGCCCGGGTACACGCCCTCCACGAGCACCTGAACACCGACCGCCCGCGCGGCATCACCGAACTCACCCCCGGCATCCGCTCGCTACAGATCCGCACCGACCCCGCGGTGCTCCCGGTGCCACGGCTGCTCGACCTGCTCGCCGAGGCGGAGACCGCCATCCCCGCCGCGAGCGACCTGATCGTTCCCAGCCGGACCGTGCACCTCCCGCTCTCCTGGGACGACCCCGCCACCCGCGAGGCCATCACCCGCTACATGCACGGCGTCCGCGCCGACGCGCCCTGGTGCCCGTGGAACATCGAGTTCATCCGCCGCGTGAACGGACTGGACTCGGTGCAGGAGGTCTACGACACCGTCTTCGACGCCGAGTACCTGGTACTCGGGCTCGGCGACGTCTACCTCGGCGCCCCCGTCGCCACCCCCACCGACCCCAGGCACCGCCTGGTCACCACCAAGTACAACCCCGCCCGCACCTGGACCCCGGAGAACGCCGTCGGCATCGGCGGCGCCTACATGTGCATCTACGGCATGGAAGGGCCGGGTGGGTACCAGTTCGTCGGCCGCACCACCCAGGTGTGGAACCACCGCGCCACCGGTGCGGACGACCCCTGGATGCTGCGCTTCTTCGACCGGATCCGCTGGTACCCGGTCGAAGCGGACGAACTGCTCGACTTGCGCGCCGACTTCACGGGGGAGGTGCGCACCGAGGACGGTTCCTTCTCGCTCGCGGAGTACCGAGGGTTCCTGGATGCCGAGGCGGATTCCATCGCGGAGTTCCGGGGTCGGCAGGCAGAAGCATTCGGCGCCGAGCGGGAGTCGTGGCGGCGGGCGGGTGAGCTGTAGGGCTTCACGGAAGGTACAGCCTCTCGTTCGGCAGGCGCCGAAGCCGGGCATCCGAGTCGTCGGGCGATGTCGATGCTTCGACATCGCTTCGCTCGGCGACCTCGGCGGCGAAAGCGGTCGCGGCTGTGACGCAGGCCCGGTAGTCGAATCGAACGCTGCCGCGCTCGGTATGGATCGTCACCGAGACCAGCACATCCGGCTCCTGCGGTGCCGGTGAAGGTAGGTCACTCACCGAGACGGATTCCTCCATGAAACAGCGGAACAGGTGGCGGTACCCGGCACCGGGGGCGTTTCGCCACCGGCCTGCCACTCTGGCGGGCTGGTGCGCCGGGCGGGCATTCCGGGCGTCAGCCCGGTACCGGGTACCGGCTGCAACGGTTGCGGACGTGGCCACAAATCCCAACGCCCGAGAGGGATAGCCTCATTGGGGCTTGACCGCCGGTTCTCCAGCCGAAGTTCGATCACCCCTGCTGAGGTGGCCTAAGCTGGCGAATGCGCGAAACCGCTCGATCACGCAGCGGCCGCAGCAGGGGGTTCGGTGCCGACCGGCAACAGGAAAGAGCTTGCGTCGTGACGGGGATTGCGAGCTGCACCATATGTGGGGAAAAGAGGCCGGTAGTGACCCGCGGCCCGCTGTGTTCGTCGTGTATGCGGTCGGTCGGGTTGAATGAGCCCATTCCGCCGGAGTTCTTCGAACGGGCGAATATCCGGAAGGCTCTGGAAATCTACGACTTCGGCTCTGTCTTCACAGCGGTTCGTGACCGCACGGGGTTGAGCCAGACCCAGCTCGGCATGCTCCTGGAGCTGAGCCAGTCGCGGATATCGGCCGTCGAGCGAGGCGAACGCCGCATAGGGCATGTGCGAGTTGTGGCGCGGGTGGCTTCCCGCCTGGGTATCCCGCCACAGCTCCTTGGCTTTCCCCGCCACGCGGGAGCCGGCCTGACGACCAGGGAGGTGAACTGGGTGGACCGACGCGATTTCCTCCTCTTGGTCACCGCCGCCACACTCGGCTCCAACCTGCATCCTGAACTGACTCGGCTGGGCAACCTGCTACCGAGCCATTCGAGCCCCATTGTCCGAACCCGTCTCGGCCCAGCCGATATCGAAGCGATCGAGGCGATCAGCAGCGGATTTCGGCGCTGGGACATGGCGAACGGCGGCGGTCTGTGCCAAACCGCCGCTTTGGCGCAGGTACACCGGATTCGGGCGCTCGAGAACGCGGCGCGCAGTGAGAATCTGCGCACGCGATATTGGATCGCCGCGGCCGAACTCGCGGCGACCGCCGCCTGGCTCGCCTATGACGTCGAAGATCACGGAACGGCTCGCAAACTCTGGGCATACGCACTCGATGCCACTCGCAAGGGGGCGGAGCATCCGCGCAGCACCGATCTGGCGGTAACCATCCTGCTGGACATGGCCCACCAGTCGCTGCACCTGTGGCGGTCCGAAATGCGAGAAAATCGGCGACAGGAGGCGCTGGCCTTCGCCCAGCTCGCATCGGCGACCTCCAGTAATCGGAAGTATCCCGTCAGTACGATGACCGCCGGCTACATCTCGGCCGTCACGGCGTGGTGCTGGGCTGCGCTGGGACAGGGCGAACCGATGCGGCGCGCGATCGGAACCGCACAGGATCACTACGGAGCCGCGAACGCCGACAACACCCCGCCCTGGGCGTCGTCGGTCACCGCCGCTGAACTCACCGCACAGCAGGGACACGCCTACTACCTGCTGTCACTGACAGATGCGGCAGTCGCACCGATCGCAGTCGAGCAACTTGCCGAGGCGATCGACGGCCACGTCATAGAGCACGCGCGAAGCCGAGCCATCGCACTGCCGACCTTGGCGGGCGCTCATCTCCAGGCGGGCAACTACGATACCGCCGCGAAGACCACCACCGACGCGATCAACGCGGTCACTTCGACGTCCTCTGCCCGCTGCTACACGCGGCTACGCGATCTCGACCGTGTCGCGGCCCGGCACGACCGCGAGCCGATCGTCGCCGAACTGCGCGAAGAAATCCGGGTAGCCGCTCCGGCCACAATATGAGCGTCGATGCCGGACTCCCCGGAGCCGATGCGCTGACAGCGCTCTGCACGGCGTTCGGTGTTTCCGATGAGGAGGCTCAACTACTCCACCATCGGTCGAACGCCGTGTACCTGCTGCCCGCCGCGCACGGCGGGCCGGTGATCGCCCGGCTCGCACCCGACACCGAATTGCGCAGGGCGCGCGCCGGTGCCGGAATCGCGGTTACCCGATGGTTGAACCAGCGGGGTAGTGATGCGATAGCGCTACGCCCGCTCTCCGGTGCGCAGCCGGTTTTCGGGAACGGGGCCGTCGCCACCTTCTGGCCATATCGCCCATCGCCGACAGCAGCTACGTTGAGTGACGTCGCGATCCTGCTGCGCCGACTCCACGACCAGCCGATCCCGCCATTTCCGCTGCCGCGATACCGCCCGCTGCACCGGCTCCGCGAGGCGCTCGCGCTCGACGCCTCCCGTCGGCGTCCAGCTCTCGGCCACGATGACCACATGTGGCTCACCGATCGCGCCGGAGAACTGGTCGCTGCTTACGCCGCTGCCAGATTTCCCCTGGGAGATGGCTTGGTCCATGCCGATGCCCACACGGAGAATGTCGTCTCGACCGAGCACGGCTTCGTACTGATCGACTGGGACGGCTGCTGCATCGGCCCCAGAGAGCTGGATCTGATCAGCGCTCTGCCGGATCACTTCCACGCACCGGAAGACGACCGACACCGGTTTCTCGACGTCTACGGCTATGACCTGCTGGCCTGGCCCCAGTGGCCGCTTCTTCGAGACATTGCCGAAATGCACTCATTGGGAGCGTATATCCGCCTCGCACCGGACAAGCCGCGAGCGGCCGAGCAGCTTGCGGTACGGCTCGCATCCCTTCGCACCGGCGACCGGCGAATCCGTTGGTCCGCGATCTCCTGAAGCGTCAGGTGTGCGCGAAACCGGCGGTGTCGTGCTGCGGCCGCTCCTGGGCGCGCAGCCGCGGCATGACCTCCTCGAGAGCACCGAGCAGCAACCCCGCGAGGTCGTGGGTGAAACCGTTGCGCACGACGATGCGCAGCGCCGCGAGATCTTCGCGGTCGGCCGGGAAGGTGTAGGCGGGGACCAGCCAGCCGTGTTCGCGCAGCGCCGCGGAGACGTCGAAGACCGAGTAGCCGGTCTCGCCGTCGGCCAGGGTGAAGGCGAAGACCGGGAGTTCGCTGCCGTCGGTGAGCAGGCGGAACGGGCCGAGCGCGGCGATCCGCTCGGCCAGCCCGGTGGCGACCTCGCGGCAGTACCGCTGGATGCGGGTGTAGCCGCCGCGGCCGAGCCGCAGGAAGGTGTAGTACTGGGCCACCACCTGGGCGCCGGGGCGGGAGAAGTTGAGCGCGAAGGTCGGCATCTCGCCGCCGAGGTAGTTGACCCGGAAGATGAGGTCGTCCGGGAGCGCGGGGGTGTCGCGCCAGAGCACCCAGCCGACGCCCGGGTAGACCAGGCCGTACTTGTGGCCGGAGGTATTGATCGAGGCGACGCGCGGGAGGCGGAAGTCCCACGCCAGGTCCGGGTCGCAGAACGGGGCGATCATCGCGCCGGAGGCGCCGTCCACGTGTACCGGGATGTCCCAGCCCTTGTCCTGCTCCAGCTGGTCGAGCGCGGCGCAGACCTCGGCGACCGGCTCGTAGCTGCCGTCGAAGGTGGAGCCGAGGATGGCGACGACGCCGATGGTGTTCTCGTCGCAGTACGGGAGCGCGGCCTCGGCGGTGAGGTGGAAGCGGTCGCCTTCCATCGGCACCAGGCGGGGCTCGACATCCCAGTAGTTGGCGAACTTGTCCCAGCAGACCTGGACATTGCCGCCCATCACCAGGTTCGGCCGGTCGGTCGAGAGCCCGGCCGCCCGCCGCGCCTGCTGCCAGCGGCGCTTCAAGGCCAGCCCGGCGAGCATGCACGCTTCGCTCGACCCGGTCGTGGAGCAGCCGGGCGCCGTCGCCGGGTCCGGGGCATTCCACAGGTCGGCGAGCATGTGCACGCAGCGCTGCTCCAGCTCCGCGGTGCGCGGGTACTCGTCCTTGTCGATCATGTTCTTGTCGAAGCACTCGCGCATGAGCTGCTCCGCGGCCGGCTCCATCCAGGTGGTCACGAAGGTCGCCAGGTTGAGCCGGGCATTGCCGTCCAGCATGAGCTCGTCGTGCACCACCTGGTACGCGACCTCGCAGTCCAGCTCCCCCTCCGGCATCCGATCCCGCGGCACGGTGATCGGTTCCCTCGTGAACACCGGGTTGATCGCCACCTCCGCCGGGCGGTGCGGGTGCGGGTCGGACGGGTGCGACAGCGGCATAGCGGCTCCTGCCTCTCGGCCGGGCGATCCGGTGGGCCCAGCGTATCGGCAGGTCGGCGGCGTCCTCCGCATCCGCGCTACCCGGCGTGCCGGTCCAGGTACTCGGCGACCGCTTTGCGAATGACCTCGCTCTGCGAAACGGCTTCGCGTTCCGCGCGGGCGGCGAGGCGTTCCCGGAGGGCCGTCGGCAGGCGGACCGACTGGCCCGGTGTCTTCCCCGGCCTTACGCCTGACGGCCTGCCCTTGCGCAGGACCGTGAGGTCGACTTCCACCGGGCCGAGTACCTCCGTGTCACGGACAGGGTTCGCGGCGTAGTCGTCGGCCATGCGTTCGTAGTCGTCGGCGCTCAACCGCCGATCCGGGGCATCATCCTTGCTCATGCGCGGCCCCTCCTCTCCTTGCGTTGCGGGGCGAAATCGCGGTCCGCTTCCGCGAGCAGGGCGCCGAGGCGCGTCTGCTCGACCAGTTCTCGTCGCAGCATCATCGCGTGGAAGACGATCCACTCTCCAGGATCCGCCAGGTCCGCGATGACCTCTATCAAGGGCTCGTCCTCATCGAACTTGCCGATGAACAGGTGCGGCACCGCGCCGGGCAGACGCGGAGTCAACCTCGTACGCAGTACCGGATAGAAAACAACGGCGCGAATCTCCTCCCCTGTGATGCCGTGACGGGTGGCGCTCGCAAGAACGGTGAGTCGCACGCGATAAGTGTATTACATTTCTGGTACGCATCACCGCCAGAGCGGTCAGCGGACTTTCCGCTCCAGCTCGTCCAGGCTCCACGGTGGCTCGCCGTTGTGGTCGCGGTAGGCGACGAGGCTGGGGGTCGGGCGGTCGAAGCGGCCGACGAAATTGCCTGCGGCGATGAAGATCTGGCCGGTGATGTCCTTGGCTCGGTCGGTCGCGAGGTAGAGGTAGAGCTGGGCTGCGTACTCGGGGGGTGGGGCGTCGAGGGCGCCCCGGGTGGAGAGCTCGTCGAGCATTCCGCGCTGGTTGAGGTCGTGGATTTTGGCTTCGTAGAAATCGCCGGTGGAGAGGCGGGTGCGGGCGCCGGGGCACACCACATTCGCGCGGATGCCGTGCTCGCGGAGTTCGGCGGCGATGGCGAGGGTCAGGCTGGTCACCGCGCCTTTTCCGGCCGCGTAGCCGGTGCCGCCGTAGTCGCCGAGGTAGGCGAAGGAGCTGGTGTTGACGATGGTGCCGCGGCCCTGCTCGACCATCAGCGGGGCGGCGGCGCGGCAGGTGGTGAAGACGGTTTCCAGGTGGGAGTCGAGGAGGGTGCGCCACTCCTCGGGGCGCACGGTGAGGATCGATGACCCGTCCGGCTCCGCGATGCCCGCGCAGTTGACCAGCACGTCGACGGCACCGAACTTGGCGGCGCAGGTGCCGATCAGCTGATCCGCCACGGCGGGGTCGGCGGCCGAGCCGGGGACGCCGAGAACGCCGAGCTCGGCCGAAACGCGGGCAACTACAGCGGGGTCGCGGCCATTCACCACCACCCCGGCCCCCTCCGCGGCCAGCGCGGCGGCGACGGCGCGGCCGATCCCGCTGGTACCGCCGACGACTACGGCACCGCGGCCGGTCAACTCAGCCATGTATCTCCTCAGAATTCAGACGCCGGGCATACCGGCGAAGAGCAGGCGGAATACCGACGGCAGGTTGGGGATGACCTGCGTGGATGGCACGAAAGGCGGGCCCTCGTTGGTGTCGGTGACGATGTAGTCGGCGTGGCTGTTCGGCACCCGGTCCAGCACGCCGCTGCAGTTGGGGCCGCCGGTGGCGTTCACCTTCGGCAGGTCCTGCGGGTACTTGTAGGCGGGGGCGCCGTACATGAAGCTGGCGAAGAACGAGGCGCCCGGCTTGTTGCCGCCGAAGAGCGACTCGGCCAGCGGCATAGCGTTGTTGATCCCGACCACCAGGCAGTACAGCACCGGCTTGTACTCGAGGAGCAGTTCGGCGGTGGGGCGGAGCAGGGCGAGCGACTCGGTCAGCGCCTGCTCGTTCTCGCCGAGCACCGCGGTGCCGGTGTCGGACAACCCGATCAGCCCGAGCAGCATGGCGTCGACGTCCTGCGAGCGCTCCGCGATGGTGCCCGCGGTGACGGTGGTGTTGTCGACGGTGCGCAGCAGGTCGGGCGCGGTATCGGCGTAGAGATCGGTCACCTGGGCGGTGGCGGCGAGGTCGCGCTCCAGCGCGGGCAGGCTGGGGTTCAGCTCGGCGAGGTAGGCGTCGGAGCGGCTGAGCAGGTCGCCGAGTTTGGCGCCGCGCCCGTCCAGCGCCTGGCCGATGGCGCTCAGGGTGGCATTGAGCTTGGCCGGTTCGACGGCGGCGAGCAGCCTGCTCAGCCGCTGGAAGAGGGTGTCGAACTCCACCGTCACGGCGGCGGCGCGCAGCAGGGTGCCCGGGCGCATGGCGGTCGGCGCGGGGTCGGAGGGGATGACGAAGTTCACGTACTTGGCGCCGAACACGGTGGTCGAGCGGATGTCGACGGTGGCATTGCTCGGCACCAGCTGCAGCCGCTCCGGATCCACCCGCAGCTCCAGCCGCGCGGTGTCGCCGCTCGACTCGACCGAGGCCACCGAGCCGATCTCCACCCCGCGCACCCGGACCTTGGCGTCCGGATCGAGCACCAGCCCGCTGCGCGGCGCCTCGACGGTGAGCGCGACGGTGTCGGTGAACCGCCCGGCGAACAGCGCCAGCGAGACCCCGGCCACGGCTAGTAGGAGGGCGACCATCGCCAGCGCCGCCACCTTGTAGCGGATGAGCGACCAGAACACAGCAGCCTGCGTTTTTGCCGACGCTTCATTGCGTTTCTGCACGGTTCACCTCTCGCCGGACGAGCGCTTTCTTCCTTGCTTGGCCAGGTCGGTCGTAGTACTGTCCAGACAGGTGTCCATCATATGTCTGGACAGCAACCTGGGGAAGGATTTCCGATGAGTCCGGTGAAACCGCGACGGGTCTCCGGTGGCGAGCACGAGCACGGCCATCTCGAGGAGTTCCGCACCGACCCGATCGCCCTGATGAAGCGCATCCGCTCCGAGTGCGGCGACGTCGGCTCGTTCCGGCTGGCGGACAAGAAGGTGCTGCTGCTCACCGGCGCGGAGGCCAACGAGTTCTTCTTCCGCGCCGCCGACGAGGACCTGGACCAGGCCGCGGCCTACCCGTTCATGAAGCCGATCTTCGGCGAGGGCGTGGTCTTCGACGCCAGCCCGGAGCGGCGCAAGGAGATGCTGCACAACTCCGCGCTGCGCGCCGACCAGATGCGCGGCCACGCCGCGACCATCGAGCGCGAGGTCGAGCGGATGCTGGCGAGCTGGGGCGACGAGGGCGAGATCGACCTGCTCGAGTTCTTCGCCGAGCTGACCATCTACACCTCGTCGGCCTGTCTGATCGGCACCAAGTTCCGCGAGGAGCTGGATATCCGGTTCGCCAAGCTCTACCACGAGCTGGAGCGCGGCACCGACGCGCTGGCCTACGTCGACCCGTACCTGCCGATCGAGAGCTTCCGCATCCGCGACGAGTCGCGCGCCGCGCTGGTCGACCTGGTGCAGGGGATCATGGATCAGCGGCGGGCGAACCCGGCGGCGGGCAAGGAGGACCGGGACCTGCTCGACGTGCTGATCTCGGTCCCGGATGACGACGGCACCCCGCGCTTCGACGCCGGCGTGATCACCGGCATCTTCATCTCGATGATGTTCGCCGGGCACCACACCACCTCGGGGACAGCGGCCTGGTCGGTGATCGAGCTGCTCCGGCACCCGGAGGTGCTCTCCGGCGTGGTGAAGGAGCTGGACGAGCTGTATGCCGACGGGTCGGCGGTGAGCTTCAACGCGCTGCGCCAGATCCCGAACCTGGAGGCGGTGCTCAAGGAGACGCTGCGGCTGCACCCGCCGCTGATCATCCTGATGCGGGTCGCGCGCGACGCCTTCGAGGTCTGCGGCACCGAGATCACCGCGGGCGACCTGGTGGCGGCCTCCCCGGCCATCTCGAACCGGCTGCCGGAGGACTTCCCGAACCCGGACTCCTTCGACCCCGGCCGCTACATCGACCCGAACCAGGAGGACCTGGTCAATCGCTGGACCTGGATCCCGTTCGGCGCGGGCAGGCACCGCTGCGTGGGAGCGGCGTTCGCGCTCATGCAGCTCAAGGCGATCTTCTCGGTACTGCTGCGGGACTGGGAGTTCGAGATGACGCAGCCCTCGGAGAGCTACCGCAACGACCACAGCAAGATGGTGGTGCAGCTGGCCCAGCCGTGCCGGGTGCGCTACCGGCGCAGGCAGCGCTGAGAACAGGCGGGGCCCGCCGCGCGCGTGACGCGTGGCGGGCCCCGTCTCGTTCCGGTTCGAGTTCACTCGAAGGCGACCTGCCAGCTCTTGATGCCGTTGATCCAGCCGTTGCGCAGCCGCACCGGCTCGCTCACCTCGCGCACGTGCGGCATGACGTCCGCGATCGCATTGAACATCAGATCGATCTCCAGCCGGGCCAGATTGGCGCCGACGCAATAGTGCGTTCCGGTGCCGCCGAAGCCGACGTGCGGATTGGGGTCGCGGCCCACGTCGAAGGTGAACGGCTCGTCGAAGCCGTCCTCGTCGAAGTTGGCCGAGCCGTAGAAGAGCCCGATCCGCTCCCCCTCCTTGATCTGCTGGCCGCCGAGCTCCAGGTCCTGGGTGGCGGTGCGCTGGAAGACGGTGACCGGGGTGGCCCAGCGGACGATCTCGTCCGGCGCGGTCTTGGGCCGCTCGGCCTTGTACCGCTCCCACTGCTCCGGGTGGTCGACGAAAGCCTTCATGCCGTGCGTGATGGCGTTGCGGGTGGTCTCGTTGCCCGCGACGGCGAGCAGGATGACGAAGAAGCCGAATTCGTCCGAGGCCAGCCCCTCGCCGTCGATATCGGCCTGAATCAGCTCGGAGACGATGTCCTGCGCCGGGCTGGCGCGGCGCTGCTCGGCCATGTTCCAGGCGTAGCCGAGGATCTCGGCGGAGGCGACGGTCGGGTCGCCGTACTCCGGGTCGTCGTAGTTGAGCATGGCGTTGGACCAGTCGAAGACCTTCCTGCGGTCCTCCTGCGGCACGCCGAGCAGCTCGGCGATGGCCTGTAGCGGCAGCTCCACCGCGACCTGCTCGACGAAGTCGCCGCCGCCGCTCTTCTTGGCGGCGTGCACGATCCGATCGGCGCGCTCGGCCAGCGCCGCGCGCAGGCTCTCCACCGCGCGCGGGGTGAAGCCCTTGGAGATGATCCGGCGGATCTTGGAGTGCTTGGGCGGGTCCATGTTCACCAGCAGCGCGCTGGTCAGCTCCATCTGGTCGATGGTGATGTCGCCGGGGAGCCGGATGATCGAGCCCTTGCGCTGCGAGGAGTACAGCTCGGGGTGGCGCGAGATCTCCTTGATGTCGGCCAGCTTGCTGACCACCCAGTAGCCGCCGTCGAAGAAGCCGCCCGAGTTCTCGTCGGCCTGCGGGTTCCACCACACCGGCGCGGTGCGCCGCAGCATCGCGAACTCCTCGACCGGGCGGCGGCTCTCCCACAGCGCGGGATCGGTGAAGTCGAAGCCGGTGGGCAACGAGGGTGCGGACATCTCTACCTCCTGGGGATACGTGGAGCTCACCGGGCCGGGGATCGGTCGCTCCGGTGGGCGCGATGCAAATGTGGGGCGGCGCGGCCCGCCGTGAGCGGCAGGTCGAGGTACGTGCGCACGCCGGGGTCGGCGGCGACGACGTACGGGATGCTGTTCACGCAGTGCGCGGCGGTCGCGACGATGCCGGGGTGCCGTTCGACCGGGGCACCGGCGCCGTGCGAGTGCATGCCCGCGATCGTGGTGAAGGAGCCGGGGTCGCCTGCGATCTCGATCTCGTAGCGCTCGCCCGCGGCGCCGAACTCCCACGGCGGGTCGAGTGCGGCCTCGCCCATGAACCAGTTCACCGCGGCGGTGATCACCGGCTCGTCGGCGACGGTGCCCTGCCAGCGCAGGCGTTGCGCGGCGACCTGTCCGGGCTCGAGCACCCCGATCGGGGACTCGATGGGCGCGGTCGCCACCGCGGCCTCGTGCGTGACCCGCAGCTCGGGGTCGAGGTCGAAGCCGAGCGCGTCGGCGATCAGCCGGACCGACTGGCGGTAGCCGGAGCCCAGCGCGTCGGCGGTGCCGGACGCGATCGCCTCCTCCGGCGTGCCGCCGAACTTCATCCAGTACCTGACCACGTCGGGGGCGGCGTAGGTGCGGATGTCGGAGAACTCCTCCGCGCGCACCGAGGTCACCGAGCCGGAGAGCGCGGTGAGCGCGAGCGGGATCTTCTCGGTGATGCCGCCGGGGTGGATGCCGGTGCCGTGCAGGGTGACGCCGTGCTCTCGGCAGAGCGCGTCGTAGCGGTCGCGCTGCTTCGCGTCGGGGTAGAACCAGCCGAGCGGGGTGACCACGTTCTTGCCCGCGGCGAGGATGCCGCGC is a window encoding:
- a CDS encoding 5-oxoprolinase/urea amidolyase family protein, which produces MSVLTDSVLLPDDLAQVSTVTVVRPGPLSTIQDWPGRTGYWHVGVPPSGPMDDLSFRLGNRSVGNPEGAPGLECTLAGPALRFDRATAICVTGAPAPVTVNGEPVAQWRAVTVPAGGTLEVGAVTGPGLRVYVLIAGGLDLPEYLGSTATFTLGKFGGSTGGILREGETLPLGEPVDAATGAVPMEHQPALTRHWQLAVTEGPHGAPEFFTRADIDTLYATPYEVHFNSDRTGVRLIGPKPAWARPDGGEAGLHPSNIHDTPYSVGALDFTGDTPILLGPDGPSLGGFVCPVTVTAADRWKLGQLAPGDTVRFVPVRGATTAPLHELGRERRAGFPIVLSPGGDGDDGILRRGHVDAETSVTYRRAGDDGVLVEYGEMTLDLALRARVHALHEHLNTDRPRGITELTPGIRSLQIRTDPAVLPVPRLLDLLAEAETAIPAASDLIVPSRTVHLPLSWDDPATREAITRYMHGVRADAPWCPWNIEFIRRVNGLDSVQEVYDTVFDAEYLVLGLGDVYLGAPVATPTDPRHRLVTTKYNPARTWTPENAVGIGGAYMCIYGMEGPGGYQFVGRTTQVWNHRATGADDPWMLRFFDRIRWYPVEADELLDLRADFTGEVRTEDGSFSLAEYRGFLDAEADSIAEFRGRQAEAFGAERESWRRAGEL
- a CDS encoding helix-turn-helix domain-containing protein; protein product: MTRGPLCSSCMRSVGLNEPIPPEFFERANIRKALEIYDFGSVFTAVRDRTGLSQTQLGMLLELSQSRISAVERGERRIGHVRVVARVASRLGIPPQLLGFPRHAGAGLTTREVNWVDRRDFLLLVTAATLGSNLHPELTRLGNLLPSHSSPIVRTRLGPADIEAIEAISSGFRRWDMANGGGLCQTAALAQVHRIRALENAARSENLRTRYWIAAAELAATAAWLAYDVEDHGTARKLWAYALDATRKGAEHPRSTDLAVTILLDMAHQSLHLWRSEMRENRRQEALAFAQLASATSSNRKYPVSTMTAGYISAVTAWCWAALGQGEPMRRAIGTAQDHYGAANADNTPPWASSVTAAELTAQQGHAYYLLSLTDAAVAPIAVEQLAEAIDGHVIEHARSRAIALPTLAGAHLQAGNYDTAAKTTTDAINAVTSTSSARCYTRLRDLDRVAARHDREPIVAELREEIRVAAPATI
- a CDS encoding phosphotransferase family protein — translated: MSVDAGLPGADALTALCTAFGVSDEEAQLLHHRSNAVYLLPAAHGGPVIARLAPDTELRRARAGAGIAVTRWLNQRGSDAIALRPLSGAQPVFGNGAVATFWPYRPSPTAATLSDVAILLRRLHDQPIPPFPLPRYRPLHRLREALALDASRRRPALGHDDHMWLTDRAGELVAAYAAARFPLGDGLVHADAHTENVVSTEHGFVLIDWDGCCIGPRELDLISALPDHFHAPEDDRHRFLDVYGYDLLAWPQWPLLRDIAEMHSLGAYIRLAPDKPRAAEQLAVRLASLRTGDRRIRWSAIS
- a CDS encoding glutamate decarboxylase; amino-acid sequence: MPLSHPSDPHPHRPAEVAINPVFTREPITVPRDRMPEGELDCEVAYQVVHDELMLDGNARLNLATFVTTWMEPAAEQLMRECFDKNMIDKDEYPRTAELEQRCVHMLADLWNAPDPATAPGCSTTGSSEACMLAGLALKRRWQQARRAAGLSTDRPNLVMGGNVQVCWDKFANYWDVEPRLVPMEGDRFHLTAEAALPYCDENTIGVVAILGSTFDGSYEPVAEVCAALDQLEQDKGWDIPVHVDGASGAMIAPFCDPDLAWDFRLPRVASINTSGHKYGLVYPGVGWVLWRDTPALPDDLIFRVNYLGGEMPTFALNFSRPGAQVVAQYYTFLRLGRGGYTRIQRYCREVATGLAERIAALGPFRLLTDGSELPVFAFTLADGETGYSVFDVSAALREHGWLVPAYTFPADREDLAALRIVVRNGFTHDLAGLLLGALEEVMPRLRAQERPQHDTAGFAHT
- a CDS encoding CopG family ribbon-helix-helix protein, giving the protein MSKDDAPDRRLSADDYERMADDYAANPVRDTEVLGPVEVDLTVLRKGRPSGVRPGKTPGQSVRLPTALRERLAARAEREAVSQSEVIRKAVAEYLDRHAG
- a CDS encoding SDR family NAD(P)-dependent oxidoreductase, translating into MAELTGRGAVVVGGTSGIGRAVAAALAAEGAGVVVNGRDPAVVARVSAELGVLGVPGSAADPAVADQLIGTCAAKFGAVDVLVNCAGIAEPDGSSILTVRPEEWRTLLDSHLETVFTTCRAAAPLMVEQGRGTIVNTSSFAYLGDYGGTGYAAGKGAVTSLTLAIAAELREHGIRANVVCPGARTRLSTGDFYEAKIHDLNQRGMLDELSTRGALDAPPPEYAAQLYLYLATDRAKDITGQIFIAAGNFVGRFDRPTPSLVAYRDHNGEPPWSLDELERKVR
- a CDS encoding MCE family protein, with product MVALLLAVAGVSLALFAGRFTDTVALTVEAPRSGLVLDPDAKVRVRGVEIGSVASVESSGDTARLELRVDPERLQLVPSNATVDIRSTTVFGAKYVNFVIPSDPAPTAMRPGTLLRAAAVTVEFDTLFQRLSRLLAAVEPAKLNATLSAIGQALDGRGAKLGDLLSRSDAYLAELNPSLPALERDLAATAQVTDLYADTAPDLLRTVDNTTVTAGTIAERSQDVDAMLLGLIGLSDTGTAVLGENEQALTESLALLRPTAELLLEYKPVLYCLVVGINNAMPLAESLFGGNKPGASFFASFMYGAPAYKYPQDLPKVNATGGPNCSGVLDRVPNSHADYIVTDTNEGPPFVPSTQVIPNLPSVFRLLFAGMPGV
- a CDS encoding cytochrome P450; this encodes MSPVKPRRVSGGEHEHGHLEEFRTDPIALMKRIRSECGDVGSFRLADKKVLLLTGAEANEFFFRAADEDLDQAAAYPFMKPIFGEGVVFDASPERRKEMLHNSALRADQMRGHAATIEREVERMLASWGDEGEIDLLEFFAELTIYTSSACLIGTKFREELDIRFAKLYHELERGTDALAYVDPYLPIESFRIRDESRAALVDLVQGIMDQRRANPAAGKEDRDLLDVLISVPDDDGTPRFDAGVITGIFISMMFAGHHTTSGTAAWSVIELLRHPEVLSGVVKELDELYADGSAVSFNALRQIPNLEAVLKETLRLHPPLIILMRVARDAFEVCGTEITAGDLVAASPAISNRLPEDFPNPDSFDPGRYIDPNQEDLVNRWTWIPFGAGRHRCVGAAFALMQLKAIFSVLLRDWEFEMTQPSESYRNDHSKMVVQLAQPCRVRYRRRQR